One stretch of Streptomyces peucetius DNA includes these proteins:
- a CDS encoding ABC transporter ATP-binding protein, whose protein sequence is MATAIAKAEDRVSVDRTYAARIGHVSKSFSGPAGPQLVLDDITLDVAPGEFVTLLGASGCGKSTLLNLVAGLDRPTAGSIETPGGRPALMFQEHALFPWLTAGKNIELALKLRGVPKGARRQEAERLLELVRLGGAYRKRVHELSGGMRQRVAMARALAQDSRLLLMDEPFAALDAITRDVLHDELTRIWRETNVSVLFVTHNVREAVRLAQRVVLLSSRPGRVAREWTVDIDQPRRIEDTEVAELSVEITEELRGEIRRHGQH, encoded by the coding sequence ATGGCCACTGCCATCGCCAAGGCCGAGGACCGCGTGAGTGTCGACCGGACGTACGCGGCCCGCATCGGGCATGTCTCCAAGTCCTTCAGCGGGCCCGCCGGGCCGCAGCTCGTGCTGGACGACATCACGCTCGATGTCGCGCCGGGCGAGTTCGTCACGCTCCTGGGGGCCTCCGGCTGCGGCAAGTCGACGCTGCTGAACCTGGTCGCGGGACTCGACCGGCCGACCGCGGGGTCCATCGAGACGCCCGGCGGCCGGCCCGCGCTGATGTTCCAGGAGCACGCCCTGTTCCCGTGGCTGACCGCGGGCAAGAACATCGAGCTCGCGCTCAAGCTGCGCGGTGTGCCGAAGGGCGCGCGGCGCCAGGAGGCGGAGCGGCTGCTGGAGCTGGTGCGGCTCGGCGGCGCGTACCGCAAGCGGGTGCACGAACTGTCGGGCGGGATGCGGCAGCGGGTCGCCATGGCCCGCGCGCTGGCGCAGGACAGCCGGCTGCTGCTGATGGACGAGCCGTTCGCGGCGCTCGACGCCATCACCCGGGACGTGCTGCACGACGAGCTGACCCGGATCTGGCGGGAGACGAACGTCTCGGTCCTGTTCGTCACGCACAACGTCCGCGAGGCGGTGCGGCTCGCGCAGCGGGTGGTGCTGCTGTCGTCACGGCCGGGACGTGTGGCGCGGGAGTGGACCGTGGACATCGACCAGCCGCGACGTATCGAGGACACCGAGGTGGCGGAGCTGTCCGTCGAGATCACCGAAGAACTGCGTGGGGAGATCCGCCGACATGGCCAGCACTGA